From Nerophis lumbriciformis linkage group LG13, RoL_Nlum_v2.1, whole genome shotgun sequence, one genomic window encodes:
- the cdc16 gene encoding cell division cycle protein 16 homolog isoform X1: protein MNLERLRKRVRQYIDQQQYQSALFWADKVASLSHEDPQDIYWLAQCLFLTSQYHRASHALRSRKLDKLYGACQYLAARCHYAAKEFQQALDILSVESGCKKMLDRSVKEEVETPKSNKDWDMSPASISSSICLLRGKIYDAMDNRPLATSSYKEALKLDVYCFEAFDLLTSHHMLTAQEEKDFLDSLPLKQQCTEEEVELLHFLFENKLKKYNKPSDRVVPATVNGLQDNLDMVVSLAERHYYNCDFKMCYKLTSMVMVKDPFHANCLPVHIGTLVELGKANELFYLSHKLVDLYPNNPVSWFAVGCYYLMVGHKNENARRYLSKATTLERTYGPAWIAYGHSFAMESEHDQAMAAYFTAAQLMKGCHLPMLYIGLEYGLTNNSKLAERFFSQALSIAPEDPFVIHEVAVVAFQNGDWKMAERYFLDAMEKIKAIGNEVTVDKWEPLLNNLGHVCRKLKKYDQALEYHRQALVLIPQHASTYAAIGYVHSLMGDFESAIDYFHTALGLKRDDAFSVTMLGHCINMYIGETDAYVGSDIEDKVRGSMDTPALIKVLNTTKPSDPLASPRLEDSSAMSVETPLSTQDKMVLDMPLRLSLTLECDMYESDVMLDTLSDTST from the exons AGGACCCCCAGGACATCTACTGGCTTGCTCAGTGCCTTTTCCTGACATCACAATATCACAGAGCCTCGCACGCACTCCGCTCCAGAAAGCTTGATAAG CTGTACGGTGCTTGTCAGTATCTTGCTGCACGGTGCCAT TATGCCGCCAAAGAGTTTCAGCAGGCTTTGGATATTCTCTCAGTGGAGTCCGGTTGTAAGAAGATGCTGGACAGGAGTGTGAAAGAGGAGGTGGAGACGCCAAAGTCGAACAAGGACTGGGACATGTCGCCCGCCTCT ATCAGCAGCTCCATCTGCCTCCTGCGCGGCAAAATCTACGACGCTATGGACAACAGGCCGCTGGCCACCTCCAGCTACAAAGAGGCCTTGAAACTGGACGTGTACTGCTTCGAAGCCTTCGACCTCTTGACGTCGCACCACATGCTCACGGCCCAGGAAG AGAAAGACTTCCTGGACTCGCTGCCTCTAAAGCAACAGTGCACGGAGGAAGAGGTGGAGCTTCTTCATTTCCTGTTTGAAAACAAGTTAAAGAAG TACAACAAGCCCAGTGACCGAGTTGTGCCGGCCACTGTCAACGGTCTCCAGGACAACCTGGACATGGTGGTGTCTCTGGCGGAGAGGCATTATTACAACTGTGACTTTAAGATGTGCTACAAGCTTACGTCAAT GGTGATGGTTAAAGACCCCTTCCATGCTAATTGTTTACCAGTGCACATAGGAACGCTAGTAGAACTCGGAAAAGCAAACG AGTTGTTTTACCTCTCGCACAAACTTGTAGACTTGTATCCCAACAACCCA GTGTCTTGGTTCGCCGTGGGCTGCTACTATCTGATGGTTGGCCATAAAAATGAAAACGCCCGTCGCTACCTCAG CAAAGCCACCACTCTGGAGAGGACGTACGGCCCCGCGTGGATCGCCTACGGTCACTCCTTCGCCATGGAGAGCGAGCACGACCAGGCCATGGCCGCTTACTTCACAGCCGCCCAGCTAATGAAAGG ATGTCACTTACCCATGCTGTACATCGGCCTAGAGTACGGCCTGACCAACAACTCCAAACTGGCCGAGCGCTTCTTCAGCCAGGCGCTGAGTATCGCTCCAGAGGACCCGTTTGTCATACACGAGGTGGCGGTGGTCGCCTTTCAGAATGGAGA CTGGAAGATGGCTGAGCGATATTTCCTTGATGCCATGGAGAAGATAAAAGCCATCGGGAATGAG GTGACTGTAGACAAGTGGGAGCCTTTGCTAAACAACCTGGGTCATGTGTGTCGCAAGCTCAA AAAGTACGACCAGGCTCTGGAGTACCACCGTCAAGCCCTGGTGCTGATCCCCCAGCACGCCTCCACCTACGCCGCTATAGGCTACGTGCACAGCCTCATGGGCGACTTTGAGAGCGCCATCGACTACTTCCACACG GCGCTTGGACTGAAACGAGACGACGCATTTTCCGTCACCATGCTCGGCCACTGCATCAACATGTACATTGGCGAAACGGACGCCTACGTAG GCTCCGACATCGAGGACAAGGTCCGAGGCAGCATGGACACGCCGGCCCTGATCAAGGTGCTCAACACCACGAAGCCCAGCGACCCGCTGGCATCGCCGAGGCTGGAAGACTCCAGCGCCATGTCCGTGGAGACGCCGCTGTCCACCCAGGACAAGATGGTGCTGGACATGCCCCTGCGGCTCTCGTTGACGCTGGAGTGCGACATGTACGAAAGCGACGTGATGTTGGACACCTTGTCGGACACCAGCACATGA
- the cdc16 gene encoding cell division cycle protein 16 homolog isoform X2 has product MNLERLRKRVRQYIDQQQYQSALFWADKVASLSHEDPQDIYWLAQCLFLTSQYHRASHALRSRKLDKLYGACQYLAARCHYAAKEFQQALDILSVESGCKKMLDRSVKEEVETPKSNKDWDMSPASISSSICLLRGKIYDAMDNRPLATSSYKEALKLDVYCFEAFDLLTSHHMLTAQEEKDFLDSLPLKQQCTEEEVELLHFLFENKLKKYNKPSDRVVPATVNGLQDNLDMVVSLAERHYYNCDFKMCYKLTSMVMVKDPFHANCLPVHIGTLVELGKANELFYLSHKLVDLYPNNPVSWFAVGCYYLMVGHKNENARRYLSKATTLERTYGPAWIAYGHSFAMESEHDQAMAAYFTAAQLMKGCHLPMLYIGLEYGLTNNSKLAERFFSQALSIAPEDPFVIHEVAVVAFQNGDWKMAERYFLDAMEKIKAIGNEVTVDKWEPLLNNLGHVCRKLKKYDQALEYHRQALVLIPQHASTYAAIGYVHSLMGDFESAIDYFHTALGLKRDDAFSVTMLGHCINMYIGETDAYAPTSRTRSEAAWTRRP; this is encoded by the exons AGGACCCCCAGGACATCTACTGGCTTGCTCAGTGCCTTTTCCTGACATCACAATATCACAGAGCCTCGCACGCACTCCGCTCCAGAAAGCTTGATAAG CTGTACGGTGCTTGTCAGTATCTTGCTGCACGGTGCCAT TATGCCGCCAAAGAGTTTCAGCAGGCTTTGGATATTCTCTCAGTGGAGTCCGGTTGTAAGAAGATGCTGGACAGGAGTGTGAAAGAGGAGGTGGAGACGCCAAAGTCGAACAAGGACTGGGACATGTCGCCCGCCTCT ATCAGCAGCTCCATCTGCCTCCTGCGCGGCAAAATCTACGACGCTATGGACAACAGGCCGCTGGCCACCTCCAGCTACAAAGAGGCCTTGAAACTGGACGTGTACTGCTTCGAAGCCTTCGACCTCTTGACGTCGCACCACATGCTCACGGCCCAGGAAG AGAAAGACTTCCTGGACTCGCTGCCTCTAAAGCAACAGTGCACGGAGGAAGAGGTGGAGCTTCTTCATTTCCTGTTTGAAAACAAGTTAAAGAAG TACAACAAGCCCAGTGACCGAGTTGTGCCGGCCACTGTCAACGGTCTCCAGGACAACCTGGACATGGTGGTGTCTCTGGCGGAGAGGCATTATTACAACTGTGACTTTAAGATGTGCTACAAGCTTACGTCAAT GGTGATGGTTAAAGACCCCTTCCATGCTAATTGTTTACCAGTGCACATAGGAACGCTAGTAGAACTCGGAAAAGCAAACG AGTTGTTTTACCTCTCGCACAAACTTGTAGACTTGTATCCCAACAACCCA GTGTCTTGGTTCGCCGTGGGCTGCTACTATCTGATGGTTGGCCATAAAAATGAAAACGCCCGTCGCTACCTCAG CAAAGCCACCACTCTGGAGAGGACGTACGGCCCCGCGTGGATCGCCTACGGTCACTCCTTCGCCATGGAGAGCGAGCACGACCAGGCCATGGCCGCTTACTTCACAGCCGCCCAGCTAATGAAAGG ATGTCACTTACCCATGCTGTACATCGGCCTAGAGTACGGCCTGACCAACAACTCCAAACTGGCCGAGCGCTTCTTCAGCCAGGCGCTGAGTATCGCTCCAGAGGACCCGTTTGTCATACACGAGGTGGCGGTGGTCGCCTTTCAGAATGGAGA CTGGAAGATGGCTGAGCGATATTTCCTTGATGCCATGGAGAAGATAAAAGCCATCGGGAATGAG GTGACTGTAGACAAGTGGGAGCCTTTGCTAAACAACCTGGGTCATGTGTGTCGCAAGCTCAA AAAGTACGACCAGGCTCTGGAGTACCACCGTCAAGCCCTGGTGCTGATCCCCCAGCACGCCTCCACCTACGCCGCTATAGGCTACGTGCACAGCCTCATGGGCGACTTTGAGAGCGCCATCGACTACTTCCACACG GCGCTTGGACTGAAACGAGACGACGCATTTTCCGTCACCATGCTCGGCCACTGCATCAACATGTACATTGGCGAAACGGACGCCTAC GCTCCGACATCGAGGACAAGGTCCGAGGCAGCATGGACACGCCGGCCCTGA